One window of Papaver somniferum cultivar HN1 chromosome 9, ASM357369v1, whole genome shotgun sequence genomic DNA carries:
- the LOC113307788 gene encoding ras-related protein RABF1-like translates to MGGCSSSLPAGSTPEHLGGDNAGLSDLTRGFRVKLVLLGDSGVGKSCIVLRFVRGQFDTTSKVTVGASFLSQTMVLQDATTVKFEIWDTAGQERYAALAPLYYRGAAVAVIVYDITNPESFSKARFWVKELQKHGSPNIIMVLVGNKADLHENREVSIQLSMLLFDLDIKFINSSYLQIICSECSVAKQLITLRVLLMKDAIDYAEKNGMFFIETSAKTSDNIHELFEEIAKRLPRRPIM, encoded by the exons ATGGGTGGTTGCTCCTCCTCCCTTCCAGCAG GTAGCACACCGGAGCATTTAGGAGGGGATAATGCTGGACTGAGCGACTTGACCAGAGGCTTTCGGGTGAAG CTAGTGTTATTAGGGGATTCTGGTGTTGGAAAAAGTTGTATTGTTCTTCGTTTTGTTCGTGGACAGTTTGACACAACATCTAAG GTGACTGTTGGAGCTTCGTTTCTGTCTCAGACTATGGTTTTGCAAGATGCTACTACTGTCAAGTTTGAAATATGGGACACTGCTGGCCAGGAGAG GTATGCAGCATTGGCTCCACTTTACTATCGAGGAGCAGCTGTTGCGGTTATTGTGTATGATATAACCAACCCAGAGTCATTTAGTAAAGCACGTTTTTGGGTTAAG GAGCTACAGAAGCACGGAAGCCCCAATATTATCATGGTTTTGGTGGGTAACAAAGCCGATCTTCATGAGAATCGGGAAGTATCCATTCAACTAAGTATGCTTTTGTTTGATCTCGATATCAAATTCATCAATTCAAGCTACCTTCAGATAATATGTAGCGAGTGTTCTGTAGCAAAACAACTGATAACATTACGCGTTCTGCTTATGAAGGATGCCATAGACTACGCAGAGAAAAATGGCATGTTCTTCATTGAAACATCTGCAAAAACATCAGATAATATTCATGAACTATTCGAG GAGATTGCTAAACGGCTGCCCCGGAGGCCGATTATGTGA